From a region of the Daphnia pulicaria isolate SC F1-1A chromosome 1, SC_F0-13Bv2, whole genome shotgun sequence genome:
- the LOC124344343 gene encoding ubinuclein-2-like isoform X2, producing the protein MSEPKRIALIPLAADAVQAPLPATKKDKKSATVIVKTHRFSLTLPDSTEKSCPEFNFADLISSLTKKKEAHTTNGSAPVATAGPPPIDPFADDDEDQLRGIAKKFEEKYGLPATKKKKSRKYDEYVDLGAGYDENDPFIDNTDAYDEIVPAEVTTAHGGFYINSGALEFKPVEKRSDSESESESESSDSESEDSLSEASTTPVSTNKKRRVIESDDEDSPEEIQLNGSEGEETEAKKKRLRLEESNNVQQAKRKKLSSPPESGVISETSSVSAKKPRPSVKELLQHKRELEKAVTESVEKPAKNLNNNVSVPPTVAVPTPQPVKEQLQLKRDKDKDVVDLSIASKVTAEANAVTTDSSSDSSDSSSDSSESESGGDEDEDGRDADVMKGENDPDAKLPNNLTAATLAIIEDIKKAAALSDQHGKCRFFSPEINRLILAIELQARQYSCSKRQAIYTHLTGFLPCTKHTLLKRAKNLVLEDFESQLKPAIRKLQQSVEKIIGEQIERHATQCQRLADAKDPELEPAGGTDDEDKKPEKSSKTPQPRRRFIWSKEMRAILNQVVYLKADCFNWSKLRKETAAEYLLRFLDTEIRLLWPKGWMTAKILFKESQEAHSFVTSKSKLNPAVKKPSIPRSGLVDALALPLPVTPSAPLLSAASTPVVVASSVSKEIKKSQLKDRMSLAAAQPVARQDSNSVHHRSDSAPNLSSGKTDKFRTEVGMPSTRPDNGVKTLEKHRQRPDPTCSAARTEIHHITKDPNKANFRQSEIPHSTNHSRITDPNQTHNSRSDHTAEPVKPRSETIISKGNPVQVRSDLGIVKNDTPPSSRPIKVDSIKPRQDSNSSVRGSEGSNKQSRADNTAASSDSKSSSVIRGTENNKQSRWENITPSEIKNRFEHVQNTLKVESIQNKLEATLSDASSASSSKSGKNSKPTPAVGPSLANSLASFVDSGLRWTDPCQVLDLSDDQQQQQPRQMSKVVDARADSLIVKDSVPKVEDTEDQESLLQRDLAMVLEEISQITRLVESKDSQPPPMTKSSDSRTKSVIKTTGSLSTSHSPASAPSSTPNPSSRQSMTSGSALLPKLTSATRTPPPPPLTVSTPVSRISSSPTGANISVNLISPNPTHSSRTMSPVSSDHLKSGSGQGKYNSSISKLLSSEFMTPPTAHSSSRHAAGNFFNSEHLSPEKRKPDATSTQQPLPPLPAHQQHVSTNAIPRSSPNAMFRNYPSSSAQAVLTQSTSSLAMRNSHSIESLIQTKKSPIESSSSHRSAGNVHPGQQTAQSQQLPQPSVSKHDPLSIFMTQKNSQKSTHGDYNYYTQPGTGHHQQSS; encoded by the exons aaaaagaaggaggccCACACAACAAATGGTTCTGCGCCTGTGGCAACTGCTGGGCCGCCTCCAATAGACCCGTTCGCCGATGACGACGAAGACCAACTCCGTGGGATAGCAAAGAAATTTGAGGAGAAATAT GGTTTGCCTGctacgaaaaagaagaaatcacgaAAATACGATGAGTATGTCGATTTAGGTGCTGGATACGACGAAAACGACCCATTCATCGACAACACTGATGCG TACGACGAGATAGTTCCAGCTGAAGTGACGACGGCACACGGTGGATTCTATATCAATTCAGGAGCACTTGAGTTCAAACCAGTTGAAAAGCGATCCGACTCTGAATctgagtcagagtctgaaagTAGTGATTCTGAATCGGAAGATTCTCTTTCGGAAGCCAGCACCACTCCTGTCAGTACAAACAAAAAGCGAAGG GTAATAGAGTCGGACGATGAAGATTCACCTGAGGAGATCCAGCTCAATGGATCAGAAGGAGAGGAAACGgaggccaaaaagaaaaggcttcGGTTAGAGGAAAGTAACAACGTTCAACAGGCGAAACGTAAAAAGTTATCGTCTCCTCCTGAAAGTGGAGTCATTAGTGAAACCAGTTCAGTTTCTGCCAAAAAACCTCGGCCTAGTGTGAAAGAGCTTTTGCAACACAAGCGGGAACTTGAAAAGGCTGTCACAGAGAGTGTCGAAAAACCTGCAAAGAATCTTAACAACAATGTTTCAGTTCCTCCGACTGTCGCAGTGCCCACACCGCAACCAGTCAAAGAACAGCTGCAATTGAAACGGGATAAAGACAAAGATGTTGTCGATTTGTCCATTGCAAGTAAAGTCACTGCCGAAGCCAATGCTGTCACCACCGACTCATCGTCGGATTCATCTGATTCATCTTCTGATTCTTCCGAATCTGAAAGTGGTGGCGACGAAGATGAAGATGGCAGAGACGCAGATGTGATGAAGGGAGAAAATGACCCTGATGCCAAATTACCCAACAATTTAACGGCCGCAACGTTGGCTATCATTGAAGATATTAAAAAAGCAGCAGCATTGTCCGACCAGCACGGAAAATGTCGTTTCTTTTCCCCTGAGATTAATCGCCTCATCTTAGC AATCGAATTGCAAGCGCGACAGTATTCGTGCAGTAAAAGACAGGCCATTTACACTCATCTGACTGGCTTTCTCCCTTGCACCAAACATACACTACTCAAACGAGCCAAGAATCTAGTTTTGGAGGATTTCGAATCTCAATTGAAACCGGCCATCCGAAA GTTGCAACAGTCTGTCGAAAAAATCATTGGTGAACAAATTGAACGACATGCCACTCAGTGTCAACGGTTAGCGGATGCCAA GGATCCGGAACTGGAACCAGCTGGTGGAACAGACGACGAGGATAAAAAGCCCGAGAAGAGCAGCAAAACTCCGCAACCTCGCAGAAGATTCATATGGAGTAAAGAAATGCG ggCTATTTTAAACCAAGTTGTCTACCTGAAAGCTGATTGTTTCAATTGGTCAAAACTACGCAAAGAAACTGCCGCCGAGTATTTGCTTCGGTTCCTCGATACTGAAATTCGTTTGCTCTGGCCTAAAGGTTGGATGACGGCCAAGATTCTCTTTAAAGAAAGTCAAGAAGCTCATTCGTTTGTGAC atcaaaatcaaaattgaatccGGCTGTTAAGAAACCAAGCATTCCTCGCTCAGGACTAGTTGATGCATTGGCTCTACCGTTACCGGTTACTCCGTCCGCCCCTCTTCTAAGTGCTGCAAGTACTCCTGTTGTTGTAGCATCCTCTGTGTCTAAGGAGATTAAGAAATCTCAGCTCAAAGATCGGATGTCGTTGGCAGCAGCACAGCCCGTGGCCCGACAAGATTCCAATTCTGTTCATCATCGAAGTGATTCCGCACCCAATTTAAGCTCAGGAAAAACCGACAAGTTTCGGACAGAAGTGGGCATGCCCTCAACCAGACCAGATAACGGTGTCAAGACTCTAGAAAAACATCGCCAACGTCCAGACCCCACTTGCTCGGCCGCCCGAACTGAAATTCATCATATAACGAAAGATCCCAACAAAGCCAATTTCCGTCAAAGTGAAATTCCTCATTCTACCAATCACAGCAGAATAACTGATCCTAACCAGACACACAATTCGAGATCGGATCATACGGCTGAACCTGTCAAACCAAGAAGCGAAACAATTATATCTAAAGGAAATCCAGTTCAAGTTCGTTCTGACTTGGGTATCGTTAAAAATGATACTCCTCCATCTTCGAGGCCAATTAAGGTTGACTCCATTAAACCCCGCCAAGATTCGAATTCATCTGTTCGTGGATCAGAGGGCAGCAACAAACAGTCGCGGGCAGACAACACTGCTGCTTCCTCTGACTCGAAATCAAGCTCAGTAATTCGTGGAACGGAGAACAACAAGCAATCGCGATGGGAAAACATCACACCTTCTGAAATCAAAAATCGCTTCGAACATGTGCAGAATACTCTCAAAGTCGAATCCATCCAGAATAAACTTGAAGCGACTTTATCGGATGCAAGTTCAGCCAGCAGCTCTAAATCGGGGAAAAATAGCAAACCTACTCCAGCTGTAGGTCCATCTCTGGCCAATTCTCTCGCCTCATTTGTGGACTCTGGATTGCGTTGGACGGACCCATGCCAAGTGTTGGACTTGAGCGatgatcaacaacaacaacaacctagGCAGATGTCGAAAGTAGTTGATGCTCGAGCGGATTCTCTTATTGTCAAGGATTCTGTTCCTAAGGTGGAAGACACAGAGGATCAAGAGTCCTTATTGCAACGCGATTTGGCTATGGTACTTGAAGAAATCAGCCAAATTACTCGTTTGGTTGAGAGCAAAGATTCGCAGCCGCCACCAATGACCAAATCTTCGGACTCCAGGACCAAGAGTGTCATCAAGACAACAGGATCGCTCTCTACCTCGCATTCACCTGCGTCGGCGCCATCATCAACACCTAATCCGTCTTCCAGGCAATCGATGACAAGTGGCTCGGCTCTGCTGCCCAAATTAACTTCAGCCACTCGCacaccgccaccaccgccgctaACTGTCTCAACTCCCGTCAGTCGGATTAGTAGTTCACCAACGGGTGCCAACATCTCAGTTAATTTGATCTCGCCAAATCCAACTCATTCGTCAAGAACTATGTCTCCTGTTTCCAGTGATCATCTCAAATCAG GTTCTGGACAAGGAAAATATAATTCTAGCATAAGCAAATTGCTTTCCAGCGAATTCATGACTCCACCCACAGCCCACTCTTCCAGCAGACACGCTGCAGGAAATTTCTTCAACTCGGAACATCTAAGTCCGGAGAAGAGAAAGCCTGACGCGACGTCTACCCAGCAGCCATTGCCACCACTACCTGCTCATCAACAACATGTCAGCACCAACGCCATTCCCAGAAGCTCACCCAATGCCATGTTCAG AAATTATCCGTCGTCGTCTGCGCAGGCTGTCCTCACACAGTCTACAAGTAGTTTGGCAATGAGAAATTCTCACAGCATTGAATCCTTAATTCAG ACGAAAAAGAGTCCTATTGAGTCTTCGTCGTCTCACCGATCAGCAGGAAATGTCCACCCAGGGCAGCAAACAGCACAGTCTCAACAGTTACCCCAGCCTTCTGTGTCCAAACACGATCCTCTCTCCATCTTCATGACTCAAAAGAATTCACAAAAGAGTACTCATGGAGATTACAACTATTACACTCAACCTG gcacGGGTCACCATCAGCAATCATCCTAA
- the LOC124344343 gene encoding ubinuclein-2-like isoform X1, producing the protein MSEPKRIALIPLAADAVQAPLPATKKDKKSATVIVKTHRFSLTLPDSTEKSCPEFNFADLISSLTKKKEAHTTNGSAPVATAGPPPIDPFADDDEDQLRGIAKKFEEKYGLPATKKKKSRKYDEYVDLGAGYDENDPFIDNTDAYDEIVPAEVTTAHGGFYINSGALEFKPVEKRSDSESESESESSDSESEDSLSEASTTPVSTNKKRRVIESDDEDSPEEIQLNGSEGEETEAKKKRLRLEESNNVQQAKRKKLSSPPESGVISETSSVSAKKPRPSVKELLQHKRELEKAVTESVEKPAKNLNNNVSVPPTVAVPTPQPVKEQLQLKRDKDKDVVDLSIASKVTAEANAVTTDSSSDSSDSSSDSSESESGGDEDEDGRDADVMKGENDPDAKLPNNLTAATLAIIEDIKKAAALSDQHGKCRFFSPEINRLILAIELQARQYSCSKRQAIYTHLTGFLPCTKHTLLKRAKNLVLEDFESQLKPAIRKLQQSVEKIIGEQIERHATQCQRLADANPERYLEYYRYVWDPELEPAGGTDDEDKKPEKSSKTPQPRRRFIWSKEMRAILNQVVYLKADCFNWSKLRKETAAEYLLRFLDTEIRLLWPKGWMTAKILFKESQEAHSFVTSKSKLNPAVKKPSIPRSGLVDALALPLPVTPSAPLLSAASTPVVVASSVSKEIKKSQLKDRMSLAAAQPVARQDSNSVHHRSDSAPNLSSGKTDKFRTEVGMPSTRPDNGVKTLEKHRQRPDPTCSAARTEIHHITKDPNKANFRQSEIPHSTNHSRITDPNQTHNSRSDHTAEPVKPRSETIISKGNPVQVRSDLGIVKNDTPPSSRPIKVDSIKPRQDSNSSVRGSEGSNKQSRADNTAASSDSKSSSVIRGTENNKQSRWENITPSEIKNRFEHVQNTLKVESIQNKLEATLSDASSASSSKSGKNSKPTPAVGPSLANSLASFVDSGLRWTDPCQVLDLSDDQQQQQPRQMSKVVDARADSLIVKDSVPKVEDTEDQESLLQRDLAMVLEEISQITRLVESKDSQPPPMTKSSDSRTKSVIKTTGSLSTSHSPASAPSSTPNPSSRQSMTSGSALLPKLTSATRTPPPPPLTVSTPVSRISSSPTGANISVNLISPNPTHSSRTMSPVSSDHLKSGSGQGKYNSSISKLLSSEFMTPPTAHSSSRHAAGNFFNSEHLSPEKRKPDATSTQQPLPPLPAHQQHVSTNAIPRSSPNAMFRNYPSSSAQAVLTQSTSSLAMRNSHSIESLIQTKKSPIESSSSHRSAGNVHPGQQTAQSQQLPQPSVSKHDPLSIFMTQKNSQKSTHGDYNYYTQPGTGHHQQSS; encoded by the exons aaaaagaaggaggccCACACAACAAATGGTTCTGCGCCTGTGGCAACTGCTGGGCCGCCTCCAATAGACCCGTTCGCCGATGACGACGAAGACCAACTCCGTGGGATAGCAAAGAAATTTGAGGAGAAATAT GGTTTGCCTGctacgaaaaagaagaaatcacgaAAATACGATGAGTATGTCGATTTAGGTGCTGGATACGACGAAAACGACCCATTCATCGACAACACTGATGCG TACGACGAGATAGTTCCAGCTGAAGTGACGACGGCACACGGTGGATTCTATATCAATTCAGGAGCACTTGAGTTCAAACCAGTTGAAAAGCGATCCGACTCTGAATctgagtcagagtctgaaagTAGTGATTCTGAATCGGAAGATTCTCTTTCGGAAGCCAGCACCACTCCTGTCAGTACAAACAAAAAGCGAAGG GTAATAGAGTCGGACGATGAAGATTCACCTGAGGAGATCCAGCTCAATGGATCAGAAGGAGAGGAAACGgaggccaaaaagaaaaggcttcGGTTAGAGGAAAGTAACAACGTTCAACAGGCGAAACGTAAAAAGTTATCGTCTCCTCCTGAAAGTGGAGTCATTAGTGAAACCAGTTCAGTTTCTGCCAAAAAACCTCGGCCTAGTGTGAAAGAGCTTTTGCAACACAAGCGGGAACTTGAAAAGGCTGTCACAGAGAGTGTCGAAAAACCTGCAAAGAATCTTAACAACAATGTTTCAGTTCCTCCGACTGTCGCAGTGCCCACACCGCAACCAGTCAAAGAACAGCTGCAATTGAAACGGGATAAAGACAAAGATGTTGTCGATTTGTCCATTGCAAGTAAAGTCACTGCCGAAGCCAATGCTGTCACCACCGACTCATCGTCGGATTCATCTGATTCATCTTCTGATTCTTCCGAATCTGAAAGTGGTGGCGACGAAGATGAAGATGGCAGAGACGCAGATGTGATGAAGGGAGAAAATGACCCTGATGCCAAATTACCCAACAATTTAACGGCCGCAACGTTGGCTATCATTGAAGATATTAAAAAAGCAGCAGCATTGTCCGACCAGCACGGAAAATGTCGTTTCTTTTCCCCTGAGATTAATCGCCTCATCTTAGC AATCGAATTGCAAGCGCGACAGTATTCGTGCAGTAAAAGACAGGCCATTTACACTCATCTGACTGGCTTTCTCCCTTGCACCAAACATACACTACTCAAACGAGCCAAGAATCTAGTTTTGGAGGATTTCGAATCTCAATTGAAACCGGCCATCCGAAA GTTGCAACAGTCTGTCGAAAAAATCATTGGTGAACAAATTGAACGACATGCCACTCAGTGTCAACGGTTAGCGGATGCCAA TCCGGAGAGGTACCTCGAGTATTATCGCTACGTGTG GGATCCGGAACTGGAACCAGCTGGTGGAACAGACGACGAGGATAAAAAGCCCGAGAAGAGCAGCAAAACTCCGCAACCTCGCAGAAGATTCATATGGAGTAAAGAAATGCG ggCTATTTTAAACCAAGTTGTCTACCTGAAAGCTGATTGTTTCAATTGGTCAAAACTACGCAAAGAAACTGCCGCCGAGTATTTGCTTCGGTTCCTCGATACTGAAATTCGTTTGCTCTGGCCTAAAGGTTGGATGACGGCCAAGATTCTCTTTAAAGAAAGTCAAGAAGCTCATTCGTTTGTGAC atcaaaatcaaaattgaatccGGCTGTTAAGAAACCAAGCATTCCTCGCTCAGGACTAGTTGATGCATTGGCTCTACCGTTACCGGTTACTCCGTCCGCCCCTCTTCTAAGTGCTGCAAGTACTCCTGTTGTTGTAGCATCCTCTGTGTCTAAGGAGATTAAGAAATCTCAGCTCAAAGATCGGATGTCGTTGGCAGCAGCACAGCCCGTGGCCCGACAAGATTCCAATTCTGTTCATCATCGAAGTGATTCCGCACCCAATTTAAGCTCAGGAAAAACCGACAAGTTTCGGACAGAAGTGGGCATGCCCTCAACCAGACCAGATAACGGTGTCAAGACTCTAGAAAAACATCGCCAACGTCCAGACCCCACTTGCTCGGCCGCCCGAACTGAAATTCATCATATAACGAAAGATCCCAACAAAGCCAATTTCCGTCAAAGTGAAATTCCTCATTCTACCAATCACAGCAGAATAACTGATCCTAACCAGACACACAATTCGAGATCGGATCATACGGCTGAACCTGTCAAACCAAGAAGCGAAACAATTATATCTAAAGGAAATCCAGTTCAAGTTCGTTCTGACTTGGGTATCGTTAAAAATGATACTCCTCCATCTTCGAGGCCAATTAAGGTTGACTCCATTAAACCCCGCCAAGATTCGAATTCATCTGTTCGTGGATCAGAGGGCAGCAACAAACAGTCGCGGGCAGACAACACTGCTGCTTCCTCTGACTCGAAATCAAGCTCAGTAATTCGTGGAACGGAGAACAACAAGCAATCGCGATGGGAAAACATCACACCTTCTGAAATCAAAAATCGCTTCGAACATGTGCAGAATACTCTCAAAGTCGAATCCATCCAGAATAAACTTGAAGCGACTTTATCGGATGCAAGTTCAGCCAGCAGCTCTAAATCGGGGAAAAATAGCAAACCTACTCCAGCTGTAGGTCCATCTCTGGCCAATTCTCTCGCCTCATTTGTGGACTCTGGATTGCGTTGGACGGACCCATGCCAAGTGTTGGACTTGAGCGatgatcaacaacaacaacaacctagGCAGATGTCGAAAGTAGTTGATGCTCGAGCGGATTCTCTTATTGTCAAGGATTCTGTTCCTAAGGTGGAAGACACAGAGGATCAAGAGTCCTTATTGCAACGCGATTTGGCTATGGTACTTGAAGAAATCAGCCAAATTACTCGTTTGGTTGAGAGCAAAGATTCGCAGCCGCCACCAATGACCAAATCTTCGGACTCCAGGACCAAGAGTGTCATCAAGACAACAGGATCGCTCTCTACCTCGCATTCACCTGCGTCGGCGCCATCATCAACACCTAATCCGTCTTCCAGGCAATCGATGACAAGTGGCTCGGCTCTGCTGCCCAAATTAACTTCAGCCACTCGCacaccgccaccaccgccgctaACTGTCTCAACTCCCGTCAGTCGGATTAGTAGTTCACCAACGGGTGCCAACATCTCAGTTAATTTGATCTCGCCAAATCCAACTCATTCGTCAAGAACTATGTCTCCTGTTTCCAGTGATCATCTCAAATCAG GTTCTGGACAAGGAAAATATAATTCTAGCATAAGCAAATTGCTTTCCAGCGAATTCATGACTCCACCCACAGCCCACTCTTCCAGCAGACACGCTGCAGGAAATTTCTTCAACTCGGAACATCTAAGTCCGGAGAAGAGAAAGCCTGACGCGACGTCTACCCAGCAGCCATTGCCACCACTACCTGCTCATCAACAACATGTCAGCACCAACGCCATTCCCAGAAGCTCACCCAATGCCATGTTCAG AAATTATCCGTCGTCGTCTGCGCAGGCTGTCCTCACACAGTCTACAAGTAGTTTGGCAATGAGAAATTCTCACAGCATTGAATCCTTAATTCAG ACGAAAAAGAGTCCTATTGAGTCTTCGTCGTCTCACCGATCAGCAGGAAATGTCCACCCAGGGCAGCAAACAGCACAGTCTCAACAGTTACCCCAGCCTTCTGTGTCCAAACACGATCCTCTCTCCATCTTCATGACTCAAAAGAATTCACAAAAGAGTACTCATGGAGATTACAACTATTACACTCAACCTG gcacGGGTCACCATCAGCAATCATCCTAA
- the LOC124345323 gene encoding E3 ubiquitin-protein ligase UHRF1-like translates to MYIKVKTMDGKESVMLTVSKMSLIEEIRRLVKDKLNVEPACQRLFFRGKQMEDGYRLIDYGINLNDVVQLMIRAAPVPNPKVVKEATEDPSVTDEANDKEKKDTNKTGDESLTDIVCEYYEVQDLIDAKDPFTSSWVEAKIVRITKNKDDNQLEYHVLFQGHEREIPLPRTFKQIRPRAEELCSNQDLKVGKMVLVNYNMEEIKERGLWYDGKLTKVDLQSRTKRKITVTLIMGEENETEVNDCSIYFVKEIMKIQEVKKRDEQTAEETRLLKKGPSNKRESAPYCPHCNDNPRRKCKFCGCHECGSKENPDKQIMCDECDLPYHLYCLNPPLSCMPDESEEWYCPKCKTDSSQIVKAGEKLKESKKKAKAPSNLNKNTTRDWGRGMACAGRAKECTIVPSNHFGPIPGVDVGTTWRFRFQASEAGVHRPPVGGIHGREKEGAYSIVLSGGYEDDLDNGDSFYYTGSGGRDLTGNKRTAEQSCNQTLTRMNLALAINCNAEVNETDGAEAKDWRKGKPVRVLRKGHADEKSLAKGPSKGKGKAAKHASSYGPEIGVRYDGIYKIVKYWPEKGKSGFIVWRYFLQRDDSTSPVWTEEGKKRIQQLGLDQVIYPEGHLEALEAKEQEKEKNGGKRKSVVELLQNKENSTAKKAKKSGYQLEPEIAELIEKDVLNRKLWDECKESLDDTKQKFVSKVEERFLCICCQEIVFKPITTVCTHNICLPCLQGSFKAKVFTCPSCRHELGKNMAMEPNEDLCRALNAIFPGYESGR, encoded by the exons atgtatATCAAAGTTAAAACGATGGATGGAAAAGAGTCGGTCATGTTGACCGTCTCAAAAATGTCATTGATTGAAGAAATTCGTCGACTTGTAAAGGATAAACTTAATGTTGAGCCAGCATGCCagcgtttattttttcgtgggaAACAG atGGAAGATGGTTATCGTCTAATTGATTATGGAATTAACCTTAATGATGTAGTTCAACTGATGATTCGTGCTGCCCCTGTTCCAAATCCAAAAGTTGTTAAAGAGGCTACTGAAGATCCGTCAGTGACCGATGAAGCAAatgacaaagagaaaaaagacacaaataaAACTGGAGATGAGTCCCTTACTGATATTGTTTGTGAATACTATGAA GTTCAAGATTTAATAGATGCTAAAGACCCTTTTACTTCTTCTTGGGTTGAGGCTAAAATTGTTCGCATTACCAAAAACAAAGATGACAACCAACTGGAATACCATGTTTTATTTCAAGG ACATGAAAGAGAAATTCCACTTCCACGAACATTCAAGCAAATAAGACCCAGAGCAGAAGAGTTATGCTCCAATCAGGAtttaaaagttggaaaaatggTATTAGTAAACTATAACATGGAGGAAATAAAGGAAAGGGGACTATG GTACGATGGCAAGTTAACTAAAGTGGATCTTCAGTCCCGAACTAAAAGAAAGATTACCGTGACGCTCATCATGGGAGAAGAGAATGAAACCGAAGTCAACGACTGCTCGATCTATTTTGTTAAAGAAATTATGAAAATCCAAGAGGTAAAAAAACGCGATGAGCAAACCGCCGAAGAAACTCGTCTGTTAAAAAAGGGCCCTtccaacaaaagagaaagtgcCCCGTACTGCCCCCACTGTAATGATAATCCAAGGCGTAAGTGCAAATTCTGTGGTTGCCATGAGTGTGGAAGTAAAGAGAATCCTGACAAGCAAATCATGTGCGACGAGTGCGATCTACCCTATCATCTTTATTGCTTGAACCCACCACTTTCTTGCATGCCGGACGAATCGGAAGAATG GTATTGTCCAAAATGCAAAACTGATAGTAGTCAGATCGTCAAAGCAGGAGAGAAGCTTaaagaaagtaagaaaaaggCTAAAGCTCCGTCcaatttgaacaaaaatacTACACGCGATTGGGGACGAGGTATGGCTTGTGCAGGCCGAGCCAAAGAGTGCACAATCGTCCCATCGAACCATTTTGGACCCATACCTGGTGTCGATGTGGGAACTACTTGGCGTTTTAGATTTCAG gcGTCCGAAGCGGGGGTTCATCGACCTCCCGTTGGAGGCATTCACGGTCGTGAGAAGGAAGGAGCTTATAGTATCGTTCTCAGTGGTGGATACGAAGATGATTTGGACAATGGCGACTCGTTTTATTACACAGGATCTGGTGGACGAGACTTGACAGGGAACAAGCGAACTGCTGAACAGAGCTGCAACCAAACACTCACCCGGATGAATtt GGCTTTGGCTATTAACTGTAACGCCGAGGTAAATGAAACGGACGGTGCTGAAGCAAAGGACTGGCGTAAAGGCAAACCTGTTCGAGTTCTCCGAAAAGGACATGCTGACGAAAAATCACTGGCGAAAGGTCCCAGCAAAGGGAAGGGAAAAGCTGCAAAACACGCCTCATCGTATGGTCCTGAAATCGGTGTTCG GTACGACGGAATTTACAAGATTGTCAAGTATTGGCCTGAAAAAGGAAAGTCTGGATTTATAGTCTGGCGTTACTTTCTTCAACGGGACGACTCCACCTCTCCGGTTTGGacagaagaagggaaaaaacgaATCCAACAGCTTGGATTAGATCAAGTGATT tatcCTGAAGGGCATTTAGAAGCTCTAGAAGccaaagaacaagaaaaagaaaagaatggaggAAAGAGGAAATCTGTCGTCGAGTTGCTGCAGAATAAAGAGAACTCTACTGccaaaaaagcgaaaaaatcCGGGTATCAATTAGAACCGGAAATCGCTGAACTGATCGAAAAGGATGTGCTAAATCGAAAATTGTGGGATGAGTGCAAAGAAAGTTTGGATGACACAAAACAA AAATTCGTGTCCAAAGTTGAAGAAAGATTTTTGTGCATTTGCTGCCAAGAAATTGTGTTCAAGCCTATCACAACAGTTTGCACGCACAACATTTGTCTTCCGTGCTTGCAAGGTTCTTTTAAGGCTAAAGTATTTACATGTCCTAGCTGCCGTCATGAACTGGGAAAGAACATGGCAATGGAACCAAATGAAGACCTTTGTCGTGCTCTCAATGCTATTTTCCCCGGATACGAAAGTGGTCggtaa